Genomic DNA from Sphingobium sp. WTD-1:
CGGCGCAAGTTCATTCACCGCAGCGATCCGAGCAATGCCACCGGAGCAAGCGCCGGGTTGCTCTATCACCTTGTCGTCACATGCTCCTAGCATCGCGACCATAACACAGGCGATTAGTGGATTTTTCAGCAAGACCGATCCCCGACAAATTCTGTCGGCAACATGCCGCGACATCACGGCCGCAGTCTATCCCCTTTGCGCGATTGGTCAGAGGCCAGCCTGACGCTCGGGATTCAGAACCTCCGCGACAAAATCATAGCTGTCCATCAATTCGAGCGTTCGGCCATCGGAAAACACCACGAGAGTGCCATCGTCGCTCGGCTGAAAATAATCGACCTGATCCATGTTGATCGAAACCAGATTGCCGTCGAGCAAATTAAACTCCGCTATCATTTCTGCCTCCATCATCATTGAACCTACGCAACGATCAACTTGCGCATTGGATCAACGTCGCCAACCATCCACAAGCCTCTTGCCTTTATGTTCCTATTTTGTTCTCATTCCGTATGACATCGACTCGAAGGGAACGAAACATGGACAAGCTGGAAGAGGCGTTCGTTGCGCTGAACGCTCATATCGACCTTCATGGCAAGAAAGGACCGCGCAATGGCTTCGTTGAGGTCGCAAAAGACCTTGGCATGTCGTTCAGCGACCTTTCCGACGCTAACGACATTCACCAGTTCCTTACGATGGCCGAAGGCGACGCGAAGCTGACCCTGATCTATCTCATGGTCCCGGTCGCGGAAGAGAACCCGCTTGAAGAAAACTACTGGCTGGAATTGTCGGGTCGTGGCCCTGCGAGCCATGCGAAGGTCTGGCATTTTAAGGGCGGTCAGTTGGTCGACAATGAGCCGCTTCGCCGCGCCGCGTAAAGCGCTCGTATGGGTGCGGCATTAAAGTGGGATACGCTGGAGCATTTTACGTCGCGTCAGGCGAATATCTACGTGCATTGTTTCCTGTGCAATCGGACGGCGACCTTCGACAGCGGCGAACTGGCTGCGCATTTCCGTGAGCGCGGCTGGGGCATGGGGATGGTGATCGTCTATCAGAAGCTGAAATGCAGCCGCTGCAAAACACCAGCGGGCAAGGTCGGACCTACACGACGATTGGCGGACACGCATCCACCGAAAAAGCGCAGTTTCCTGCGATAATCCGGGCTAGGGCTTTGTTGCTACAACCCTCTGATTTGCTTCCTGATCCAGAATGCCCAGAACCGCGACGGCGCCGCAATCCAGGCCAAGCTCGACGAACTGATCCGCTCGATCGAGAGCGCGCGCAACGATTTCATCGGCATCGAACATCTGACGGAAGCCGAGTTGGAGAAGATCAAGACGATATTGGAGCGCGAATGCGGTGCCGATGGCCCGCATCAGGAAGTGATCGATCGACTGATCTCTCGTCGATAGCGCGATGGCGCAACGATCGGAGGATCAGTGCGCCGGAATGATCAGTTTTTCCTGCTGCTCATTGCGCCTGCGATAGGCTTCGACCTGATCGATATAACCGCGTGCCAGCCCTTCATAAGCAGCGCGCCCATCGGGCGATGCTGCCGCCTGCGCGTTTATCAGCGATATCTGCTGGCGATGCAGCAGATAGTTGACGTCCGTCTCCATCGGTTCGCCCTCCTCCCGTATTTTTCGAAAGTGCGGTCGGCGCGCTGACGCGAAGCGAGTCGCGGCAACGGCAGCGCAATAGTAGCATGAAGGTTAATGCTACGCGATTCCCCTCACCCTACGCCCCGCTCAACCGAACGCGGCGTTGGCGCGAAACGCAACACCGAATAACCGCACAGCGCGGACAGCAAGGATCCGCCAAGGATGCCGATCTTGGCCTCCTCGACCAGCAATGGTTGCCCCGGAAAGGCGAGCGCGCCGATAAACAGGCTCATGGTGAAGCCAATGCCGCACAACAGCGCCATGCCGTAAATCTGCACCCAGGTTGCCCCCGAAGGCCGCGCCGCGATACCCAGCTTCTGCGCCAGCCAGATACTGCCGAATACGCCCAGCTGCTTGCCGACCAACAACCCCAGCGCCACGCCGATCGGCAAGGGGCTGAGCAAAGCGCCGATCGCGTCGCCGTTGAGGGTGATGCCGGCATTGGCAAAACCGAAGAGCGGCACGATCAGATAAGCGCTCCAGGGATGGATCAGATGCTCCAGGCGATGGAGCGGACTGTCCACCGCATCGGGCGCCCCCGGCGTACGATTAACCGGGATGGTGATGGCGGCGAGCACGCCCGCGATCGTGGCATGCACGCCCGACAGCAGCATCAGATACCAAAGCAGCAGGAAGCCGATGAGATAAGGTGCCAAGGCCCGCACGCCGACACGGTTCATGCCGAACATGACCAGCAGGACGACAAAGGCGCCGGCCAAAGCCATGATATCCAGCCCCTGGCTATAGGCCAGCGCAATGATCGCCACCGCGCCCATGTCGTCGACGATCGCGACAGCCGTCAGGAACAGCTTGATCGATGCGGGAGCCCGCGATCCCAGCAACGCCAGAACTCCGATCGCAAAGGCAATATCGGTGGCCGCCGGGATCGCCCAGCCGCGCGCCAGGGCCGGTTCCCCAGCCGTAACGGCCAGATAGACCAGCGCCGGCGCGATCATGCCCGCCCCCGCCGCGATGAAAGGCAGGCGCCGCCTCTCCCAGGTGGACAGGCCACCATCGACGAACTCACGCTTGATCTCCAACCCGACGAGCAGGAAGAAGATCGCCATCAATCCGTCATTGACCCACAAATGGATCGTCATGGGACCGAGTGCGGGAGCAAGCACCGGCCCCGTCACCATATGGAAGATGTCATGATAGACATGGCCGGCAGCACCCGGAAGATTCGCCATGATCATTGCGATCGCGGCCGAAATCATCAGCAAGACGCCACTGCCTGCTTCTCCCTTCAGGAAATTCCTGAGGGCGGACACGGGCCGTTCGGTCACGTCTCTTCTCCATAAGTGCTTGCCGATGTTACCATTCCTTCCCCTTAGGGAAATTTCCGCTCAGGTCCAACCCAGATCCGCCGGCCAATGTTGAAAGATTTTCTCCAAAATACTTGGAAGACCGCTGTTCTCATGACATAAATTCGCCCTGCCGCATGGCGATCGGGACAGGGGAAATCCGGGATCGTGGGGGACATGCTCTTTGGCGCGCTACAGGCGCTGCATTATGAGATATTGTTGTTCGCGGCCATCGGCTTTGCGTTGGGCGGGCTGGATGATCTGGCGATCGACCTGCTATTCCTGATCCGCCGCGCCTGGCGGGCGGTTCGGCATCCTCGCCGCCTCCGCATGACGATGGCAACATTGCCGCCGTCATCGACGCCAGGCCGTATCGCCATCTTCATTCCCGCCTGGCAGGAAGCGGACGTCGTCGGCGCCATGCTGCGCCATGCCGTGCATTGCTGGGGCGATGCCGATTATCGCATATTCGTCGGCGCCTATCCCAATGATCCGGCGACGATCGACGCAATCGCATCGGCCGCCATCGATCAACCGCATATCATATTGTGCCTGAATGATCGCCCCGGCCCGACCACGAAGGCCGATTGCCTGAATATCAACTGGCGTAGCATGCTGGCGGAGGAAGGCCGAAGCGGCGTCCGATTCAAGGCTATCGTCATGCACGATGCGGAAGACGTCGTACATGCCGATGAAATTCGCCTGTTCGATCACATGATCGACCGGTTCGCACTGGTGCAGTTGCCGGTCCTGCCTTTGCCCGGTCGCGGCACCTGGTTTTCCCGCGCGATCGCCAATCATTATTGCGATGAGTTCGCGGAAGCTCATGGAAAGTCCCTGACTGTTAGAGAGTTTCTTGGCGCATCCATTCCATCCGCCGGTGTCGCCTGCGCGTTCGAACGAGACATATTGGCCGCGCTAGCCTCCCATCCCGACGCAGGGCCGTTCGATCCGGGATCACTGACGGAAGATTATGAAGCCGGCCTGCGCATCGCCGACATGGGCGGCCGGGGCATCTTCCTGCGCATTCGTGATGCACAGGGGCAACTGGTCGCAACCCGCGAATATTTTCCCGATAGCGTTCCGGCTGCCATCCGCCAGAAAGCCCGATGGATCATCGGCATTTCGCTCGCCGGATGGGACCGCATGGGCTGGCAGGGCGGCCCGGCCGAATGGTGGATGCGGATCAGGGACCGGCGCGCCACGCTGGCCGCATTGATCATTGTCGCTGCCTACGCCACGCTGCTGCTCTGGAGCATATTGGAACTGGCGCGGCCTTTCCTGACTCAGCAGCAGCGACCGTCCGCGCCCCTGATCGACGCCCTGCTGACGCTCAATCTGTGGCTGATGGCATGGCGCATCATGATGCGCGCGGTCTTTGCCGGCCACGCTTATGGCTGGCGACATGGCCTGGCAGCGGTTCCGCGCATGTTCGTCGGCAACGCGATCGCCGTCCTTGCCGCCCGGCGCGCCGTGATCCTCTATGTCCAGTCGCTGCTGGGCAAGCCGCTGGTATGGGACAAGACGCAACATCGCTTCCCCGACATGGAGGAACAGGCATGACCGGATCATCGGCTGATGGACGGCCGGTGCGCTTCTTTTTCATGCTGTGCATCGGCTGGACCGGCATGCGCCTGTTCGGCACGATTGCCTCCAGCCCACCCCCACCTGTAATAGCGCCAGCACCTTCCAAGGCTGCATGGGTCAGCGCGCCGACGAAAAAGGTCGTCAAAGGGCGCGTGATCATGATTGCCGCCGAAGCAAACACGCCAACCAACCAATTACTGCCGAGCCATATAATCCGTTCGTTCAGGCCATCCCCGACATCCTATCGCGTTGCACCGCTATCGATCGCATGGTCCATGCGCCCAGCGCCCCATAACCAAAGCAATCACCCCGCCCGTACGAAGCGCATAGACCCTCTCGCCATTTCCGTATCAACAGCACCAGCTATGGATCAGAAGCGATGGCAAGGCAGTGCCTGGCTGCTCTGGCGCTCCGGCGGCGGTTCATCGGCCGATCTCGCCACTGTCGGGCGCCTGGGTGGATCGCAGAGCGGCGCGCGGCTCGACTTCGACCTGACACCCCGATCCTCAGGGCGACTTGCGGGCTATGGCCGGGTTACGACGGCACTCCAGTCCCCCGAAGCGCCCGAGACTGCGATCGGCTTATCCTACCAGCCGATCCGCCACCTGGCCGTCAGCTTGGCTGCAGAACGACGAATAGCGCTTGATGCCGAGGCCCGTAACGCGTTCGCCCTGCTCCTTGTGGGTGGCTTTGGCCCTGCGCCAGTCGCAGGTCCGATTGAGGCAAGTCTCTACGCGCAGACCGGCATGGTGGGACTGCATAAGCGCGACCTTTTCATCGACGGAAAATTCTCGCTGCTCGCGCCGGTCAAGGACAGTCCTCTGCGCGTTGGCCTCAGCCTGTCTGGCGGTGCGCAACCCGATGTCGAACGACTGGATATCGGCCCCGAAATCCAGTTTCGCCTGCCCCTTCCAGCGATCGCCGCACGCATCGGGATCGAATGGCGTGAACGTGTCGCCGGTCAAGCCAAACCGGCTTCCGGCCTGGCGGTCACGCTCGCCGCCGATTTTTAGCCTGCCAGCCATCTCCCGGCTTTCGCTCGGAGTCTTTTGTCTCTAACCCGATGGGGCATGGATCTATACCTGCCCATCGCCAATCTGTCGGTGAACGCCCTGGTCATCATCGGACTGGGTGGCGTCGTCGGCCTGTTGTCGGGCATGTTCGGCGTGGGTGGCGGCTTCCTCACCACGCCGCTGCTGATCTTCTATGGCATCCCGCCCACGGTCGCAGCGGCCTCTGCCGCCAGCCAGGTAACCGGCGCCAGCGTGTCCGGCGTCGTCACCCACATGTCGCGCGGCACCGTCGATTTCCGCATGGGCGGCGTGCTGATCGCCGGCGGCGTAGTCGGCGCGGGCCTTGGCGTCCTCATCTTCCGCCTGCTCCAGTCGCTGGGGCAGATCGATACGGTGATCGGCATTCTCTATGTGCTGATGCTGGGCGGCATCGGATCACTGATGGCGAAGGAGTCGATCCAGGCGCTTATCGCGCTCAAGACCGGCAAGCGCATGCAGGCGCGCAAGCGCCGCCACCATCCGCTGGTCGCCGCACTGCCGATGCGCTGGCGCTTCTATCGCTCGGGCCTTTACATCTCGCCGCTGGCGCCGCTGCTGCTGGGCATGGCGACCGGCATCCTAACCATGTTGCTGGGCGTGGGTGGCGGCTTCATCCTGGTGCCGGCGATGCTCTACCTGCTCGGCATGAACACCCAGTCTGTGGTCGGCACATCGCTGTTCCAGATCCTGTTCGTCACCATGGCGACGACCATGATGCATGCGATGACGACCAAGGCGGTCGATCTGGTGCTGGCCATGCTGCTGCTGATCGGCAGCGTCACCGGCGCGCAGGTCGGTACCCGGCTGTCGATGACGATCCGCCCGGAATATCTACGCATCCTGCTCGCCGCGATCGTGCTGCTGGTCGCCGCGCGCATGGCGCTGGGGCTGGGTTGGCGGCCCGATGAAATCTTCACGATCGACGTCAAATGATGATGCCCCGCCTCATCCTGCCGGCCCTGGCCCTGCTGCTGAGCGCTGCGGACGAGCCGCAACTGGTGCCCGATGTGTCGCAGCGCGAGGTTGAAATCCAGTACAGCTTCACCGGCGCGGACCTGCTGCTGTTCGGCGCAATCGTCTATCCCGACGGTCGGCGGCCGGACAAGCCGGCGGACATCGTCGTCGTGCTGAAGGGCCCCGAACAGTCGATCACCATGCGCGAAAAGCAGAAGGTGGCCGGCATCTGGGTCAATGCCGACCGCGCCCGCTTTCGCTCTGCGCCCAGCTTCTATGCCATGGCCTCTTCCCGGCCGATCGACCAGATCGTCGACGAGCGCACGGCGGCGATCTACGAACTGGGCTTAGACAAGCTGCAACTGTCGCCTTCCTCGCTCAACGACAGCGCGGAACTGGACCGATTCCAGGCTGGCCTGGTCGACCTGCGCCAGCGCAACGGCCTGTTCGTCGAACGCCCCAGCACGGTGGAGATCAGTGACGGCGTGCTCTATCGCGCCCGCCTGCCGCTGTCGGCCCGCGTGATCGTGGGCGACTATACCGCCGAAACCTTCCTGGTGCAGGACGGTCGCGTTGTCGCGGCGGCGGTGCGCGACATCCATGTCCGCAAATCGGGCTTCGAACAGTTCATGGCCGTCGCGGCCGAACGCTGGTCTTTCCTCTATGGCCTGACCGCGATTGCCCTGGCCGTGGGCATGGGCTGGGCCGCCGGCGCAGTTGCCCGCCGCATCTGATCGGCCGCCTCTCCAAAAGTTCATCTTCCAGCCACGCTGTCGCAGGCCGTCATGGACCATATCGGTCCTGCCACCTCCCCTCCCCCTTGGGTGGCACGAAACAGGCCAGCTTGGACCAGCTGGCCGAACGGCCGGAACGCGTGGGTCTTGTTCCGGCCGCCCACAGCCCGGCACGTCGGTCTCCTCCCGACGTGCCGGGCGCTCGGGTCTATCGAGGAGACGGCATGATGGCGCGCGGTGGCAAGAGCATCCGGTATATCCTGCCCATCCTGATCCTCGCTCTGCTCGCGGCGGCCTTCCAATGGCTCGGCTATCTCGGCGGCGATCCCTTTTCCCTCTCCCGCCCACAGGGCTATCGGCCGGGCCATGGCACGCCGATCGCCATCATCCTGTCGGGCGACATGGGCATGAAGGTCGGCATGGGGCCGGGCATCATGGCACGCCTGACGCGAGACGGCCTGCCGACCGTTGGCGTCAATTCGCTGACCTATTTTCGCAAGACCCGCAGCCCTGCCGAAACCACTACCCTGATCAGCCAGGCCCTCGCCCAGGCCCGCAACATTGATCCCGCCGCGCCGGTCATCCTGATCGGCCAGTCCTTCGGCGCCGACATGGCGCATGTCGGCCTTGCCGCGCTGCCCCCCGCGCAACGCCATGCCATCGCCATGGTCGCACTGGTCGTGCCAGGCGCCACGGTCGAATATCGCGCTTCGCCCGGTGAGATATTCACCTTTGCGATGGCAGAGGCGGACGCCCTGCCGACCGCGCGCAAGCTCGACTGGGCACCTTTGCTCTGCGTTCATGGGCAAGAGGAAGCGGCCAGCCTGTGCCCATTGCTGCACCAGCCCAATGTGCAGACCCTCGCGCTGCCGGGCGGACATCCATTGCACCATGATGTCGATGCGCTCTACCATATCCTGCACACGGCCTTCGCCCGGCAGGGATTGATCCGGAAGACCTGACCCATGTTTCACGCCTTGCGCCTGTTCCTTGTCGGCTTCAGCCTGATCGCCGCCGTTCCGGCGATGGCGGCCGATCCGGTGCTGGGTTCCTGGATCAATCCGCGTGGCAGCGTCACGGTCACGACCGGCGCCTGTCAGGACCGATTGTGCGGCTGGGTCAGCCACGCCAATGCCGAGGCGCTGGCCGATGCCAGCGATGCCGGCATCCCGCATCTGGTCGGCACCATCCTTCTGCAGGATTATCGGCCCAAGGGACCCGGCCATTGGGCCGGCCGCGTCTATGTGCCCGACATGGGCCGCACCTTCTATTCCACCATCGACCAGCAGGGGCCGGACCAGTTGAAGATTTCCGGCTGCATCCTGGGTGGGCTTTTCTGCCGCAGCCAGCTCTGGCACCGGGTCAGGACGGGATAACGGCAGATGGGGGCCATCACATATTTGCGCCGTTACCAGACGCCCTTGTCGGTCGGGCTGGTCGTGCTGCTCGCCGCGCTCGGCTTCGTCGCGCTCTACCATCTGCTGCATGATGTGCATGTACGCGACATCCGCGCGGCCTTTCATGCACTTGGCCCGGCAGCCCTGATCCCCGCCCTGCTGCTGACCGTGATCAGCTATATCACGCTTACCTTCTACGATGTACTGGCGCTGCGCTCGATCGGCCGCCCCTTGCCCTATGGCACGGCGGCGCTCGCCTCCTTCACCAGCTATACGCTCAGCCATAATCTGGGCCTGTCGTTGCTGACCGGCGGATCGGCACGCTACCGCATCTATAGCGCGGCGGGGCTGGGCGTTGCCGATGTCGCGCGGGTGGTCGCGATCGCCGGCGCTACCTTCTGGGGCGGGGTTTTGACGCTGGCGGCGGTTATGCTGGTCTGGCGGCCGGAGACGCTGTCGATGGGCGATGTCCGCCTGTCCGCGCCGGCATTGCGTGTGGCCGGAAGCCTGACCCTCGCGGCCATCATCGGCCTGATCCTCTATGCCGGCCGGCAGGGACGGATGCTGCATTTTGGCCGCATGTCCTTGCCGCTGCCGCCCGCCTCGCGCATATTCTGCCAGATCGGCATCGGCGTCATCGATCTCGCTGCCGCCAGCGCTGCGCTGTTCGTCCTGGTGCCCGGCGTCGGCCTCCATGCCTGGCCCGCCTTCTTCCTGGGCTATGCGCTCGCCATCGTCGCCGTGCTGCTGACCCATGTGCCCGGCGGCGTCGGCGTGTTCGAACTGGTGATGCTTGCCGCACTGCCCGGCGTGGACCGGCCGCAACTGGTGGCCGCGCTGCTCGCCTATCGGCTGGTCTATTATATCCTGCCGCTGCTGATCGCGGTCGGCATCATCGTTGCGCAGGAGGGCTGGCGCTGGCGGCAGCCGTTGCGCCGCACCCTGCGAGGGCTGCAGGCCGTCACGACCGGCCTCGCACCGATCATGACGGCGGCGCTCGTCTTCCTGGGCGGCGCTATCCTGCTGGTATCGGGCTCGCTTCCGGCCATCCCGCACCGGGTCGCGACCCTCAACAGCGTCGTGCCCCTGCCTTTCCTCGAAGCCTCCCACATGGCCGGCAGCCTGGTCGGCGCGGCGCTGCTGATCCTGTCGGCCGGCCTCTATCGGCGGCTGGACGGCGCCTTCTGGCTGACCCGCATCCTGCTGCTGGCCGGCGCGATCTTCTCGCTGCTCAAGGGGCTGGATTATGAGGAGGCGGCGGCGATGCTGCTGATCGCCGCGCTGCTGCAATGGGCGCGCCCGGCCTTCTATCGCCGGACCCAGCTGATTGCCGACGCCTTCACCCCCGGTTGGCTGGCGACTGTGGCGGTGGTTCTGGGCCTCTGCGTCTGGATCGGCTTCTTCGCCTACAAGCATGTCGAATATCAGAATGACCTCTGGTGGCATTTTGCCGCCCGCGCCGATGCCTCGCGCTTCCTGCGCGCCAGCCTGGCCGTTGCCGTCCTGCTGATCGGTGTTGCGCTCTGGCGCCTGCTGCGCCCGGCCGCGACCATTCCCGCCTTCGCCAGCAATGCCGCCGTCCCGCCGAAGGCCGCGCTGGCGCTGGCCGAACGCACCGACGCCAATCTCGCCTATATCGGCGACAAGCGCTTCCTGGTGTCGGATGGCGGCACCTGCTGCCTTATGTACCAGATCAGGGGGCATAGCTGGATCGTCATGGGGGATCCGATCGGCGCCCGAAGCGAATGGGCGGACCTGCTCTGGCGCCTGCGCGAACAGGCCGATGCCGCGCAGGGCCGTCTGCTGCTCTACCAGATCAGTCAGGATATGCTGCCGCTGGCGATCGAGCTGGGGTTGCAGATCGTCAAATATGGCGAGGAGGCGCATGTCGACCTGGCCGGCTTCACGCTGGACGGCCCGGATGCCAAGCCGCTGCGCTATGCCGAGCGGCGCGCGGCGCGTGAGGGCGCCAGTTTCGAGATCATCCCCGCCGCCATGCTGGACCAGGAAATGGACCGGCTGGCCGAGATTTCCGCCCATTGGCTCCAGGCCAAGGGGCACAAGGAAAAATGCTTCAGCGTCGGCCGCTTCGATCGCGCCTATATGGCGCGGTTCGACTGCGCCGTGGTGCGGCAGGAGGGCAGGATCGTCGCCTTCGCCAATATCTGGGCCGCGGCCGACCAGTCCGAACTGTCGGTCGACCTGATGCGCCATGACGACGGCGCGCCCTATGGCACGATGGACTTTCTGTTCATCCACCTGATGCTGTGGGGCAAGCCACAGGGTTATCGCTGGTTCAACCTCGGCCTTGCACCGCTTTCCGGGCTGGAGGCGCGCCGCCTCGCCCCGCTCTGGTCGAAGCTGGGCGCGCTGCTCTACCAGCATGGCAATGCGCTCTACGGCTTTGAAGGACTGCGCGCCTACAAGGACAAGTTCGGGCCGGAGTGGGAACCCCGCTTCGTCGCGGGGCCGCAGGGCCTGTCCTTCGGCCGGGCGCTGCTCGATCTTCAGGCACTGATCGCCGGATAGCCATTGCGCGACGGACGCATCCCGCGATAGCGCTGGGCGATGCACGCCATCCATCATATCGCCATCATCGGGTCGGACTATGCCCGGTCCCGCCATTTCTATGTCGACATTCTCGGCTTTCCCGTGCTGAACGAGGTCTATCGCGCCGAACGCGACAGCTGGAAATGCGATCTGGCGGTCGGCGACGCGCAGATCGAGCTTTTCTCCTTCCCCAATCCGCCGCCGCGCCCCTCGCGCCCGGAAGCGTGCGGCCTACGCCACCTTGCCTTTGCCGTCAGCGACCTGGATGCGGAGGTCGCCCGGCTCGAAAGCCATGGCGTGGCGTGCGAGCCGATCCGGGTGGACGAATATACCGACCGGCGCTTCACCTTCTTCGCCGACCCTGACGGACTGCCGCTGGAGCTTTACGAGGATCAGGTCCGCGCCATTTGACAGCATCAGGTCATGGCCCTTAGGTAACCGGTATCAATAATCGGGAGAGGGTCATGGCAGTCAGCCGACGGGACGCATTGCTGGCGACGGCTTCGGCGGCGCTGGCGGGTGGTTTGAGCGAGGCGCGGGCGGCGCCCCCTGCTCCACCGGCCACGCCTGCCCCCGCGCCCGACTGGCGGCGCGGCTTCGACAATCAGCGCATCGCCGATCTGGGCGATGGCCGCTTCCTCAATCCGCTGATCGCGGGCGACCATCCCGATCCCACCATCCTGAAGGATGGCGCAGATTATTACATGACCTTCTCGACCTTCGATTCCTATCCCGGCCTCATCATCTGGCATTCGCGCGATCTGGTGAACTGGCGGCCGATCGGCCCGGCGCTTCACCGGAATATCGGATCGGTCTGGGCGCCTGAACTGTGCAAGCACAAGGGCCGCTATTATCTCTACATCCCGGTCAAGGCATCGCCCAACACCAGCTATGTGATCTGGGCGGACCGGATCGAGGGGCCGTGGAGCGATCCGATCGACCTCAATCTGCCCAATCATATCGACCCCGGCCATGCGGTGGGCGAGGATGGATCCCGCTGGCTGTTCCTGTCGGGCGGCGACCGGGTGCGCCTGACCGACGATGGCCTGGCGACCGTCGGCCAGCCCGAACATGTCTATGATCCCTGGCACTATCCCGACGACTGGGATGTAGAGGGTTTCTCGCCCGAAGGCCCCAAGATTTTGCGCCATAAGGAATGGTTCTATCTGGTGACCGCCGTGGGCGGCACGGCGGGTCCGCCGACCGGCCATATGGTGATCGCCGCCCGATCGCGGTCGATCCATGGCCCCTGGGAAAATTGCCCGGCCAACCCGATCGTGCGCACCGTCGACCGCGCCGAAAAATGGTGGTCGCGCGGCCATGCCACCCTGGTCGAGGGGCCGGACGGCAGCTGGTGGTCGGTCTATCATGGCTATGAAAATGGTTATTGGACATTGGGGCGGCAGACCTTGCTCGACCCGATCGAATGGACGGCGGACGGCTGGTTCCGCATGACCGGCGGCGACCTGTCGCAACCAATCGCCAAGCCGAGGGGCGGTCAGGCCGGGCCGCATGGGCAACCACTGTCGGACGATTTCAGCGCATTGCACATCGGATCGCGCTGGAACTTCTTCAAGCCGGCGCCGCAGGAGGCGCAGCGCGCGCGGGTCGAAGGCGGGTCGCTGATCCTGAAGGCCAGCGGCACCGCGCCGTCCAGTTCGTCGCCACTGCTGCTGGTCGCGGGCGACCAGGCCTATCAGTTTGAATGCACGGTCGAGATTGCGCCGGGTGGCGTCGCCGGCCTGCTGCTCTTCTATGACGAGCAGCTTTATTGCGGGCTTGGCTTCGATCAGGAACGCTTCGTCACGCATCAATATGGGATAGAGCG
This window encodes:
- a CDS encoding VOC family protein, whose protein sequence is MHAIHHIAIIGSDYARSRHFYVDILGFPVLNEVYRAERDSWKCDLAVGDAQIELFSFPNPPPRPSRPEACGLRHLAFAVSDLDAEVARLESHGVACEPIRVDEYTDRRFTFFADPDGLPLELYEDQVRAI
- a CDS encoding family 43 glycosylhydrolase; the encoded protein is MAVSRRDALLATASAALAGGLSEARAAPPAPPATPAPAPDWRRGFDNQRIADLGDGRFLNPLIAGDHPDPTILKDGADYYMTFSTFDSYPGLIIWHSRDLVNWRPIGPALHRNIGSVWAPELCKHKGRYYLYIPVKASPNTSYVIWADRIEGPWSDPIDLNLPNHIDPGHAVGEDGSRWLFLSGGDRVRLTDDGLATVGQPEHVYDPWHYPDDWDVEGFSPEGPKILRHKEWFYLVTAVGGTAGPPTGHMVIAARSRSIHGPWENCPANPIVRTVDRAEKWWSRGHATLVEGPDGSWWSVYHGYENGYWTLGRQTLLDPIEWTADGWFRMTGGDLSQPIAKPRGGQAGPHGQPLSDDFSALHIGSRWNFFKPAPQEAQRARVEGGSLILKASGTAPSSSSPLLLVAGDQAYQFECTVEIAPGGVAGLLLFYDEQLYCGLGFDQERFVTHQYGIERGRPANPHGRRMRMRVTNDRHIIRFHISGDDGKSWKRFDRGMEVSGYHHNVRGGFLMLRPGLYSAGAGEARFTDFRFRAL
- the mprF gene encoding bifunctional lysylphosphatidylglycerol flippase/synthetase MprF; the protein is MGAITYLRRYQTPLSVGLVVLLAALGFVALYHLLHDVHVRDIRAAFHALGPAALIPALLLTVISYITLTFYDVLALRSIGRPLPYGTAALASFTSYTLSHNLGLSLLTGGSARYRIYSAAGLGVADVARVVAIAGATFWGGVLTLAAVMLVWRPETLSMGDVRLSAPALRVAGSLTLAAIIGLILYAGRQGRMLHFGRMSLPLPPASRIFCQIGIGVIDLAAASAALFVLVPGVGLHAWPAFFLGYALAIVAVLLTHVPGGVGVFELVMLAALPGVDRPQLVAALLAYRLVYYILPLLIAVGIIVAQEGWRWRQPLRRTLRGLQAVTTGLAPIMTAALVFLGGAILLVSGSLPAIPHRVATLNSVVPLPFLEASHMAGSLVGAALLILSAGLYRRLDGAFWLTRILLLAGAIFSLLKGLDYEEAAAMLLIAALLQWARPAFYRRTQLIADAFTPGWLATVAVVLGLCVWIGFFAYKHVEYQNDLWWHFAARADASRFLRASLAVAVLLIGVALWRLLRPAATIPAFASNAAVPPKAALALAERTDANLAYIGDKRFLVSDGGTCCLMYQIRGHSWIVMGDPIGARSEWADLLWRLREQADAAQGRLLLYQISQDMLPLAIELGLQIVKYGEEAHVDLAGFTLDGPDAKPLRYAERRAAREGASFEIIPAAMLDQEMDRLAEISAHWLQAKGHKEKCFSVGRFDRAYMARFDCAVVRQEGRIVAFANIWAAADQSELSVDLMRHDDGAPYGTMDFLFIHLMLWGKPQGYRWFNLGLAPLSGLEARRLAPLWSKLGALLYQHGNALYGFEGLRAYKDKFGPEWEPRFVAGPQGLSFGRALLDLQALIAG